From Ramlibacter tataouinensis, the proteins below share one genomic window:
- a CDS encoding isopeptide-forming domain-containing fimbrial protein, with translation MTRRIGGGWLVVRLLALMLLLGGASSAQAGADFCSGYPVVNGFHVIDGNDPALTPLTLPSSIGMDANCSFRNFPISAKWPQGLTSTLNFKSDGYLAIFENLYFGGNMACATTTTRIWFVNNAIYNPNNSCQDLFIPVEAIQKKAPGPTATIGVPFTYTLTVPVMFDPATNTTYAQPSVNTLSNATIYDDLAAIGASATYVSNTAFLVNGGSRTAIGPLALGASPATLSSLGIPASDNTKHIVFSSDANPALTSVAPGTQIEIQMTVVLDDVPSNVAGTQFTNTAKWWFGRVISGTTYAPLPGQSGVSPPMTIVEPGLTLQKTSALTNLNVGTAAPFRLNVQNAGAGDAWNATVTDILPTGMCAADPTPTVTARVFASDGVTPVSGVLAAGTDYTVTYSGCQLGLTMLSAATKIAPTQRLIVTYQARLDAGTGPGLTFTNVAGATQWYSAASGSAARRQYNRTLTNGTPGTLDFQDAYTVTSTTQGYFFLKSVGDLTTGVPVATVAFAGDRLRYTLQIQNFTFPRLNNITITDDLDALNATAAFVPGSLALASSDLPAGVTLTVNPTGGAKGTGSISINGLDLLKDQQYQVQFDVTLAPGVASGATVLNQASLTGTDEFGVAWAGLSDNPYVNGPSLLGATGDVTPVQVYAPGALAKANTQASATIGQQFKYRITVPATPSTVPLYDVRILDNLGLSAARLGFVGASVVSGGSWNLTNTGSPTNLVLQDTTTGIDIPAGSQAVIDITVVLQNVASNANGLTFTNSASYTYNKINGDNATQAIGGGGTTASMTVVEPALGSVKAVSYVSPAGKAAGAAAAAGDVLQYTVTVTNNGTATAYDVDVIDLLPSNLSLVAGSATATINGVVVSGFVAQPTVLASGALVWGAQNGDGLLDIPVGATLVLSYRATVLSANGTPIINSVYTDWGSLDGGAAGERNGAGCPNATAPNTYCAGPATSTVSALDPTALAKTVGADSWATAPSTATDSTLRVGDTVLYTLGATLREGTTQNVVITDTLPAGMAFDSVVSINGDTSSPYSPAAPFSHGDFTGPVVSGSTVSFNFGNVVNAVDNNAGNNVFVIQYRARVVNTLAQLPAAQQLRNDVALNYAIGGAAATPKTSNASINVWQPVLGVSKSAAPAGGDNVLVAGESVTYTVSIQNTGNAPAYNPHLQDILPVGMRNAAPAAVSVSLVNAGTTLPAVTPTYSSATGIATWNFVSGVAGQYAIAPGETLRLVYQAKADAALGAGMVLANRAQVQHYYSLDATDPNASFRKDYGATSAATVQLTTASATALAKQALATSAGIGQPFTYRITLPATPQPTAMHDVRVLDDIGLATTGVSLAYVSASARLASNTKTWATLANGGTATNLALQDTTTGGLDVPAGDQLIVDLVLVLGDDIVNNTAGKQFTNTASYTYNSVNNDNTTQANGAPGASGAITIVAPNLSLQKSGPATMRVGVPGTFTLDVRNTGTGTAWNVVLSDILPNVTTAPIGGMCGAAPANVTARVYQADGVTPVSANLVNGTDFTTSFAGAPACTLRINLLSASTALAPTQRLIVTYGASLDAGSSSGITLTNVAGAIQWRSANPAIAGSSGAIHTYDNTLTNGTPGVLDFQDAHALTTEAPVLEFRKSVVNVTTGQNPGSSARPGDVMRYTVTVRNVSALPVGAATLTDELDRLSAAALFAPGSLRLVSAPAGATSNTNPNGGAKGTGLLEVRGLSVAATGSAGDSLTVVYEARLAPVIKSGAVVLNQAQLASATSPTLNSDDPNVNGADNPAVSGDEDPTRTVVTSNPLLQVKKTSLDMTGDAAILRSGDRLRYTITVKNIGTESAVGVTLRDLVPVNTTYVPGSTTRGGVAVPDAGGVSPLQAGLQIHAPEDPTPGAMRADASPAPANVATITFDVRVNAGVLDGTLISNQGFVNGSGAGSGVFAEVPSDDPRTPAIGDPTRDIVGPYALLVARKTVALVGDTNGNGVLDPLDVVRYTISIDNPSGLAATGVVLTDLVPANTAYVANTVTLNGAPVGRPDGGVSPLITGIPANSPSSAAGTIAPHSGAVITFDARVNAGVAAGTVISNQGTLATELGSQLTDADGDSANGLQPTTIIVGSAQQVSITKAVQVVGGGDALPGSQLEYLVTVTNTGAAAATNVVVTDDLGAPPLPAQVAYVAGSATLNGGAAGVSVTGALLRADYAATHGSLAPGASTQLRFRVRIANGLPLGTLITNTAQVAWNAPALTASASAAIAVGAAAGTASLNGSVWHDANLNKVSDAGETPLQGWTVDVLRNKVLLGTVTTDANGQYAIKGLLPSTTPADQFTLRFNAPGGGANTAKLGRAESPFVNGMQLISGIAAPSGSNLQNLNLPLQPNGVTYDSIVRTPVVGAALDMVRAGSSVPLPSACFDDPVQQGQVTPAGGYYKFDLNFSDPSCPSGGEYLIRVTPPSAYMPGVSKAIPPMSHAGTPSFRVANCPGTSSDAVPATSAYCESQPSDAAPGLAVAAASAGTNHYLRLMFNSSVLPATSQIYNNHVAIDPRLANAVSITKVAGLQNAPRGQLVPYTITVTNTMAVTLTRLSVVDTFPAGFKYVPGSGRVDGQPAEPAVAGNQLTWSNLQLATNAKRVIQLLLIVGSGVSEGTYVNRAQVLAPQLGTVASGEATATVRVVADPTLDCTDVIGKVFDDVNLNGYQDEGERGLPGVRLVTTAGLIVTTDPHGRFHLTCAVVPDPDRGSNFILKIDDRSLPAGYRITTENPQVQRATRGKMIKFNFGAAIHRVVKLDLADGVFEPGTAEMRIQWKQRMALLQNELKKATSVLRLSYLAENENDSLVRERLESIRRQIEAAWKRGGGAYDLTIETEVFRRTGASR, from the coding sequence ATGACCCGCCGCATCGGTGGCGGATGGCTCGTCGTGCGCCTGCTCGCGCTGATGTTGCTCCTGGGAGGGGCCTCGTCGGCGCAGGCGGGGGCGGATTTCTGCAGCGGCTACCCGGTCGTCAACGGGTTCCACGTCATCGACGGCAACGACCCGGCCCTGACCCCCCTGACGCTGCCGTCCTCGATCGGCATGGACGCCAACTGCAGCTTCAGGAACTTCCCGATCTCGGCGAAGTGGCCGCAGGGACTGACCTCGACGCTGAACTTCAAGTCCGACGGGTACCTCGCGATCTTCGAGAACCTGTACTTCGGCGGGAACATGGCCTGCGCGACGACGACGACCAGGATCTGGTTCGTCAACAACGCGATCTACAACCCCAACAACTCATGCCAGGACCTCTTCATCCCGGTAGAGGCCATCCAGAAAAAGGCGCCGGGCCCGACCGCCACGATCGGGGTGCCCTTCACCTACACCCTCACGGTGCCGGTGATGTTCGACCCGGCCACGAACACCACCTACGCGCAGCCGTCGGTCAACACGCTGTCCAACGCGACGATCTACGACGACCTCGCGGCGATCGGCGCGTCGGCCACGTATGTCAGCAACACCGCCTTCCTGGTCAACGGCGGGTCACGCACCGCGATCGGCCCGCTCGCGCTCGGCGCATCGCCGGCGACGCTGTCGTCGCTGGGCATTCCCGCGTCGGACAACACGAAGCACATCGTCTTCTCGTCCGACGCCAATCCGGCGCTGACCAGCGTCGCCCCCGGCACGCAGATCGAGATCCAGATGACGGTGGTGCTCGACGACGTGCCGTCGAACGTCGCGGGCACGCAGTTCACCAACACCGCCAAGTGGTGGTTCGGGCGCGTCATCAGCGGAACGACCTATGCGCCGCTGCCGGGTCAGTCGGGTGTCTCGCCGCCGATGACCATCGTCGAGCCCGGCCTGACGCTGCAGAAGACGAGCGCGCTCACGAATCTCAACGTCGGCACGGCCGCGCCCTTCCGGCTCAACGTGCAGAACGCCGGCGCCGGCGACGCATGGAACGCCACGGTCACCGACATCCTGCCCACCGGGATGTGCGCCGCCGATCCGACCCCGACCGTGACGGCCCGGGTGTTCGCCTCCGATGGCGTCACGCCGGTGTCGGGCGTACTCGCGGCGGGCACGGACTACACGGTGACCTACAGCGGCTGCCAGCTCGGCCTCACGATGCTGTCGGCGGCGACCAAGATCGCACCGACGCAGCGCCTGATCGTCACCTACCAGGCGCGCCTGGACGCCGGCACGGGGCCCGGCCTCACGTTCACCAACGTCGCGGGCGCCACGCAGTGGTACAGCGCCGCCAGCGGCAGCGCCGCGCGCCGCCAGTACAACCGGACGCTCACCAACGGCACGCCGGGCACGCTCGATTTCCAGGACGCCTACACCGTCACGTCGACGACCCAGGGCTATTTCTTCCTCAAGTCCGTCGGTGACCTGACGACCGGTGTACCGGTTGCGACAGTAGCGTTTGCGGGCGACCGTCTGCGCTACACGCTGCAGATCCAGAACTTCACGTTCCCGCGACTCAACAACATCACGATCACGGACGACCTCGATGCACTGAACGCGACAGCGGCGTTCGTGCCGGGGTCGCTGGCGCTCGCGAGCAGCGACCTGCCGGCCGGCGTGACGTTGACCGTGAACCCGACCGGTGGCGCCAAGGGCACCGGCTCGATCAGCATCAACGGCCTGGACCTGCTCAAGGACCAGCAGTACCAAGTCCAGTTCGACGTCACGCTGGCACCCGGCGTCGCCAGCGGCGCCACCGTGCTGAACCAGGCCAGCCTCACCGGCACGGACGAGTTCGGCGTGGCGTGGGCCGGTCTCAGCGACAACCCCTATGTCAACGGGCCGTCCCTGCTCGGTGCCACCGGCGATGTCACGCCGGTCCAGGTCTACGCGCCCGGTGCGCTCGCCAAGGCGAACACCCAGGCCAGCGCCACCATCGGCCAGCAGTTCAAGTACCGCATCACGGTGCCGGCCACGCCGTCGACCGTGCCGCTGTACGACGTGCGCATCCTCGACAACCTCGGGCTGTCGGCGGCCAGGCTCGGCTTCGTCGGCGCGAGCGTCGTGTCGGGCGGCAGCTGGAACCTGACCAACACCGGCAGCCCGACCAATCTCGTCCTCCAGGACACCACGACAGGCATCGACATCCCCGCCGGCAGCCAGGCGGTGATCGACATCACGGTGGTCCTGCAGAACGTCGCGAGCAATGCGAACGGCCTGACATTCACCAACAGCGCCTCGTACACGTACAACAAGATCAACGGCGACAACGCGACGCAGGCCATCGGCGGGGGCGGCACCACCGCCAGCATGACCGTGGTCGAACCGGCCCTGGGCAGCGTGAAGGCGGTGAGCTATGTCTCGCCGGCTGGCAAGGCCGCCGGCGCTGCGGCCGCGGCCGGCGACGTGCTGCAGTACACGGTGACGGTCACGAACAACGGCACCGCGACGGCCTACGACGTCGACGTGATCGATCTCCTGCCGTCGAACCTGTCGCTGGTGGCCGGCTCGGCGACGGCCACGATCAACGGGGTCGTGGTGAGCGGCTTCGTGGCGCAGCCCACCGTGCTGGCCAGCGGCGCGCTGGTATGGGGCGCGCAGAACGGCGATGGCCTGCTCGACATCCCGGTCGGCGCCACGCTGGTGCTGAGCTACCGGGCCACGGTGCTGTCGGCCAATGGCACGCCGATCATCAACAGCGTCTACACGGATTGGGGGTCACTCGACGGCGGTGCGGCGGGCGAGCGCAACGGCGCCGGCTGCCCGAACGCGACCGCGCCCAACACCTATTGCGCAGGACCGGCCACGTCGACGGTGAGCGCGCTCGATCCCACCGCGCTCGCCAAGACGGTCGGCGCCGACAGCTGGGCGACCGCGCCCAGCACCGCCACCGACTCGACACTGCGCGTGGGTGACACCGTCCTCTACACGCTGGGCGCCACGCTGCGGGAGGGCACGACGCAGAACGTCGTGATCACCGACACGCTGCCCGCGGGCATGGCTTTCGACAGCGTGGTGAGCATCAACGGCGACACGAGCTCGCCCTATTCGCCGGCGGCGCCGTTCAGCCACGGCGACTTCACCGGACCCGTGGTCAGCGGCAGCACGGTCAGCTTCAACTTCGGAAACGTCGTCAATGCCGTCGACAACAACGCCGGCAACAACGTCTTCGTCATCCAGTACCGCGCCCGCGTGGTGAACACGCTCGCGCAGCTGCCCGCGGCGCAGCAGTTGAGGAACGACGTCGCGCTCAACTACGCCATCGGAGGCGCGGCGGCCACACCGAAGACCTCGAACGCCTCGATCAACGTGTGGCAACCGGTCCTCGGCGTGTCCAAGAGCGCGGCACCTGCAGGGGGCGACAACGTGCTCGTCGCGGGCGAGTCGGTCACCTACACGGTGTCCATCCAGAACACCGGCAACGCACCGGCGTACAACCCGCACCTGCAGGACATCCTCCCGGTCGGGATGCGCAACGCCGCGCCTGCCGCGGTGAGCGTGAGCCTGGTCAACGCGGGCACGACCTTGCCCGCCGTGACGCCCACCTACAGCAGCGCGACCGGCATCGCCACCTGGAACTTCGTCTCCGGCGTCGCGGGCCAGTATGCGATCGCGCCGGGTGAAACGCTGCGGCTGGTGTACCAGGCCAAGGCCGACGCGGCGCTCGGCGCCGGCATGGTGCTGGCGAACCGGGCGCAGGTGCAGCACTACTACTCGCTCGACGCCACGGATCCGAACGCCAGTTTCCGCAAGGACTATGGCGCGACGAGCGCGGCGACGGTGCAGCTCACCACGGCCTCGGCCACCGCGCTCGCGAAGCAGGCGCTGGCGACGAGCGCCGGCATCGGGCAGCCGTTCACCTATCGCATCACGCTTCCGGCCACGCCACAGCCCACGGCGATGCATGACGTGCGAGTCCTGGACGACATCGGGCTCGCGACCACCGGCGTGTCGCTTGCCTACGTGAGTGCGAGCGCCCGTCTGGCCTCGAACACGAAGACCTGGGCGACGCTCGCCAACGGCGGCACCGCGACGAACCTGGCGCTGCAGGACACCACGACCGGGGGCCTCGACGTCCCGGCCGGCGACCAGCTCATTGTCGACCTCGTGCTCGTCCTCGGTGACGACATCGTGAACAACACGGCTGGCAAGCAGTTCACCAACACGGCGAGCTACACCTACAACAGCGTCAACAACGACAACACCACGCAGGCCAACGGCGCGCCGGGTGCCAGCGGCGCGATCACCATCGTCGCCCCTAACCTGAGCCTGCAAAAGAGCGGCCCGGCCACGATGCGCGTGGGCGTGCCCGGCACGTTCACCCTGGACGTGCGCAACACCGGCACCGGCACGGCATGGAACGTCGTGCTGTCCGACATTCTGCCCAACGTGACGACCGCGCCGATCGGCGGCATGTGTGGCGCGGCGCCGGCCAACGTCACTGCGCGGGTGTACCAGGCCGATGGTGTGACCCCCGTGTCCGCGAACCTGGTGAACGGGACCGACTTCACGACCAGCTTCGCGGGTGCGCCCGCTTGCACGCTGAGGATCAACCTGCTGAGCGCGTCAACCGCCCTTGCGCCGACGCAGCGCCTGATCGTGACCTACGGCGCTTCGCTCGATGCCGGCTCGAGCAGCGGCATCACGCTCACCAACGTCGCCGGCGCCATTCAATGGCGCAGCGCCAACCCGGCCATCGCCGGGAGTTCCGGGGCCATCCACACCTACGACAACACGCTGACCAACGGCACGCCGGGCGTGCTGGACTTCCAGGACGCGCATGCCCTCACCACCGAGGCGCCGGTGCTGGAGTTCCGCAAATCCGTGGTGAACGTCACCACGGGGCAGAACCCCGGCAGCAGCGCGCGACCGGGCGACGTGATGCGCTACACGGTGACGGTGAGGAACGTGAGCGCCTTGCCCGTGGGCGCCGCGACGCTGACCGACGAGCTCGATCGCCTCAGCGCCGCGGCCCTGTTCGCGCCCGGCAGCCTGCGACTCGTTTCCGCACCGGCGGGCGCCACCAGCAACACCAATCCGAACGGCGGTGCCAAGGGCACCGGGCTGCTCGAGGTGCGTGGCTTAAGCGTCGCTGCCACGGGCTCGGCGGGTGATTCGCTGACGGTCGTGTACGAAGCGCGCCTGGCGCCGGTGATCAAGAGCGGCGCCGTGGTGCTGAACCAGGCGCAATTGGCGAGCGCGACGAGCCCGACCCTCAACAGCGACGACCCCAACGTCAACGGCGCCGACAACCCTGCGGTCAGCGGCGACGAGGATCCCACCCGCACGGTGGTCACGTCCAATCCGCTGCTGCAGGTGAAGAAGACCTCGCTGGACATGACCGGCGATGCGGCGATCCTGCGGTCGGGTGACCGCCTGCGCTACACGATCACCGTCAAGAACATCGGCACCGAGAGCGCCGTGGGCGTGACCCTGCGCGACCTCGTCCCGGTGAACACGACCTATGTCCCGGGCAGCACCACGCGGGGCGGCGTGGCCGTGCCGGACGCCGGCGGCGTCTCGCCCTTGCAGGCCGGCTTGCAGATCCACGCGCCGGAAGATCCCACGCCGGGCGCCATGCGTGCGGACGCCTCGCCCGCGCCGGCCAATGTCGCCACGATCACGTTCGACGTGCGGGTCAATGCCGGCGTGCTCGACGGCACGCTGATCAGCAACCAGGGCTTCGTCAACGGTTCCGGGGCAGGCAGCGGCGTGTTCGCCGAGGTGCCCTCCGATGATCCGAGAACGCCCGCCATCGGCGATCCGACGCGCGACATCGTCGGCCCCTACGCACTGCTGGTGGCGCGCAAGACGGTGGCGCTCGTCGGCGACACCAACGGCAACGGCGTGCTCGATCCGCTCGACGTCGTCCGCTACACCATCAGCATCGACAACCCGTCGGGGCTGGCGGCGACCGGGGTTGTGCTGACCGACCTGGTGCCGGCCAACACCGCCTACGTGGCCAACACGGTGACGCTGAACGGCGCACCGGTCGGACGGCCCGATGGCGGGGTGTCGCCGCTGATCACGGGGATCCCGGCGAACTCGCCTTCGAGCGCCGCCGGCACCATCGCGCCGCATTCCGGCGCCGTGATCACCTTCGATGCGCGCGTGAATGCGGGTGTCGCCGCGGGCACGGTGATCAGCAACCAGGGCACCCTGGCGACCGAACTGGGGAGCCAGCTGACGGATGCGGATGGCGACAGCGCCAACGGCTTGCAGCCGACCACGATCATCGTCGGAAGCGCACAGCAGGTCTCCATCACCAAGGCCGTCCAGGTGGTCGGCGGTGGCGACGCGCTGCCCGGCTCGCAGCTCGAGTACCTCGTGACGGTGACGAACACCGGCGCCGCGGCCGCCACCAACGTGGTGGTCACCGATGACCTCGGCGCGCCTCCCCTGCCGGCGCAGGTCGCCTATGTGGCCGGCTCCGCCACGCTCAACGGCGGGGCGGCGGGCGTGAGTGTCACCGGTGCCCTGTTGCGGGCCGACTACGCGGCCACCCACGGGAGCCTGGCGCCGGGTGCGAGCACACAGCTGCGCTTCCGGGTGCGGATCGCCAATGGCCTGCCGCTGGGCACCCTCATCACCAACACAGCCCAGGTGGCGTGGAACGCGCCGGCGCTGACCGCCTCGGCCAGCGCCGCCATCGCGGTCGGTGCCGCGGCGGGCACGGCGAGCCTCAACGGCAGCGTGTGGCACGACGCCAACCTCAACAAGGTTTCCGACGCCGGCGAAACCCCGCTTCAGGGCTGGACGGTCGACGTGCTGCGCAACAAGGTGCTCCTGGGCACGGTGACCACCGACGCCAACGGGCAGTACGCGATCAAGGGCCTGTTGCCATCGACCACGCCCGCAGACCAGTTCACGCTGCGCTTCAACGCCCCAGGCGGCGGCGCCAACACGGCCAAGCTGGGCCGTGCCGAATCGCCCTTCGTCAACGGCATGCAGCTGATCAGCGGCATCGCGGCGCCGTCGGGCAGCAACCTCCAGAACCTCAACCTGCCGCTGCAGCCCAACGGGGTGACCTACGACTCGATCGTGCGCACACCGGTGGTGGGTGCCGCGCTCGACATGGTGCGTGCGGGCAGCTCGGTGCCGCTGCCGTCCGCGTGCTTCGATGACCCGGTCCAGCAGGGGCAGGTCACGCCGGCGGGCGGCTACTACAAGTTCGACCTGAACTTCAGCGATCCGTCCTGCCCGTCCGGAGGCGAGTACCTCATTCGCGTGACGCCGCCTTCGGCCTACATGCCTGGCGTGTCGAAGGCCATCCCGCCGATGTCGCATGCCGGCACGCCGTCGTTCCGGGTGGCGAACTGCCCGGGCACGTCGTCCGATGCCGTCCCGGCGACCTCCGCGTATTGCGAATCGCAGCCGTCGGACGCCGCGCCTGGCCTGGCGGTGGCCGCCGCGAGCGCGGGCACCAACCACTACCTGCGGTTGATGTTCAACAGCAGCGTCCTGCCGGCGACCAGCCAGATCTACAACAACCACGTCGCGATCGACCCGCGCCTGGCCAACGCCGTGTCCATCACCAAGGTCGCGGGGCTGCAGAACGCCCCGCGAGGCCAGCTGGTGCCCTACACGATCACCGTCACCAACACGATGGCGGTGACGCTGACGAGGCTCAGCGTCGTCGACACCTTCCCGGCCGGCTTCAAGTACGTGCCCGGGTCGGGCCGGGTCGATGGCCAGCCGGCCGAGCCGGCCGTGGCGGGCAACCAGCTCACGTGGAGCAACCTGCAGCTGGCCACCAACGCGAAGCGCGTGATCCAGCTCCTGCTGATCGTCGGTTCGGGCGTGAGCGAGGGCACGTATGTCAACCGGGCCCAGGTCCTTGCCCCTCAGCTGGGCACCGTCGCATCGGGCGAAGCCACGGCAACGGTGCGTGTCGTCGCCGATCCGACGCTCGATTGCACCGATGTCATCGGCAAGGTGTTCGACGACGTCAACCTGAACGGCTACCAGGACGAGGGCGAACGCGGCCTGCCCGGCGTGCGTCTGGTGACGACCGCCGGCCTCATCGTGACGACCGACCCGCATGGCCGATTCCACCTGACCTGCGCGGTCGTGCCCGATCCGGACCGGGGCTCCAACTTCATTCTGAAGATCGACGACCGCTCGCTGCCCGCGGGCTACCGCATCACGACCGAGAACCCGCAGGTGCAGCGCGCCACGCGCGGCAAGATGATCAAGTTCAACTTCGGCGCCGCCATCCACCGGGTGGTGAAGCTGGATCTGGCCGACGGCGTGTTCGAGCCCGGCACGGCCGAAATGCGCATCCAGTGGAAGCAGCGCATGGCGCTGCTGCAGAACGAGCTGAAGAAAGCGACGTCCGTGCTGCGGCTGTCGTACCTGGCCGAAAACGAGAACGACAGCCTGGTCAGGGAGCGGCTCGAGTCCATCCGGCGCCAGATCGAAGCGGCCTGGAAACGCGGGGGCGGCGCGTACGACCTGACCATCGAGACGGAAGTCTTCCGGCGCACAGGGGCCTCTCGATGA